Proteins co-encoded in one Arachis hypogaea cultivar Tifrunner chromosome 13, arahy.Tifrunner.gnm2.J5K5, whole genome shotgun sequence genomic window:
- the LOC112792271 gene encoding uncharacterized protein — translation MDLNKKAAQSPYDAELRKNDNFGDTTLCLNGIGFGETMTNYRCTKSNLGMKFQNASDDGCRLVLGLGPTPMAYDDDYNNLGFNKKKNSASPFPQHMPSECDSILQLGLSGGNNEASSVLECSGSTEADVNMSHFSSQTFAENNYSTSRVPVVDEGSTSAKKSGGYMPSLLLAPRMDNVKSSVQPQELILATNHQLSLETSSATTYSHGDGSSLQATGITSDIRTSNPKRCRFFGCTKGARGASGLCIGHGGGQRCQKPGCNKGAESRTAYCKAHGGGRRCQHLGCTKSAEGKTDYCIAHGGGRRCGFPGGCTKAARGKSGLCIRHGGGKRCRIDGCTRSAEGQAGLCISHGGGRRCQYQGCTKGAQGSTLFCKAHGGGKRCSFAGCTKGAEGSTPLCKAHGGGKRCLFNGGGICPKSVHGGTNFCVAHGGGKRCAVAGCTKSARGRTDCCVRHGGGKRCKFEGCGKSAQGSTDFCKAHGGGKRCSWGDGKCEKFARGKSGLCAAHSSLVQERETNKGSLIAPGIFRGLVPSASTVCSSFDNNSSSGVSVVSDSYDSMETPAKRQQLIPKEVLVPLSMKSPSYPNLFTTSKKPEQDRNSHGFAAGSSGVRKGFELPEGRVHGGDLMLYFGGNLKNALDGI, via the coding sequence ATGGATTTAAACAAGAAAGCTGCACAATCTCCTTATGATGCTGAACTTAGGAAAAATGATAACTTCGGTGATACTACATTATGCTTGAATGGCATTGGATTTGGAGAAACCATGACTAATTATAGATGTACAAAGAGCAATCTTGGGATGAAATTTCAAAATGCTTCTGATGATGGCTGCAGATTGGTTCTGGGGTTGGGCCCAACCCCGATGGCATATGACGATGACTACAACAATTTGGGGTTTAATAAGAAGAAAAATTCAGCTAGCCCTTTTCCTCAGCACATGCCATCTGAATGTGATTCAATCCTTCAACTTGGTCTTTCTGGTGGAAATAATGAGGCATCAAGCGTGTTGGAGTGCTCAGGTTCAACTGAGGCTGATGTAAATATGTCGCACTTTTCAAGCCAAACATTTGCTGAAAATAATTATTCAACTTCAAGGGTTCCTGTTGTTGATGAGGGTTCTACCTCAGCAAAGAAATCAGGTGGTTATATGCCATCACTTCTTTTAGCTCCAAGAATGGATAATGTTAAAAGCTCGGTGCAGCCTCAAGAACTAATTCTTGCTACAAATCACCAGCTGTCCCTGGAAACATCTAGTGCTACCACTTACTCTCATGGAGACGGATCTAGTCTCCAGGCTACAGGCATAACTTCAGATATCCGAACAAGCAATCCTAAGAGGTGTAGGTTTTTTGGCTGTACAAAGGGAGCTCGAGGTGCTTCAGGGCTTTGTATCGGACATGGGGGTGGACAAAGATGTCAGAAACCAGGATGCAACAAAGGCGCTGAGAGCCGCACTGCTTATTGTAAGGCACATGGCGGAGGGAGGAGGTGCCAGCACTTGGGCTGTACTAAAAGTGCTGAGGGCAAGACAGATTATTGCATAGCACATGGTGGTGGTAGGCGTTGTGGGTTTCCAGGAGGGTGTACAAAAGCTGCGCGAGGTAAGTCAGGACTCTGCATTAGACATGGAGGAGGCAAGAGATGTAGGATAGATGGTTGCACCCGAAGTGCTGAGGGGCAAGCTGGATTGTGCATTTCTCATGGGGGTGGACGCCGTTGTCAGTACCAGGGATGTACCAAGGGTGCACAAGGGAGCACCTTGTTCTGCAAAGCACATGGCGGTGGGAAGCGTTGCTCATTTGCAGGTTGTACCAAAGGTGCTGAAGGGAGCACCCCATTGTGCAAGGCACACGGTGGAGGAAAACGCTGCCTTTTCAATGGTGGTGGTATTTGCCCAAAGAGTGTACATGGTGGCACAAACTTCTGTGTTGCTCATGGTGGTGGAAAGAGGTGTGCTGTTGCAGGATGCACCAAGAGTGCACGTGGCCGTACTGATTGCTGTGTGAGGCATGGCGGAGGGAAGCGGTGCAAGTTTGAAGGATGTGGGAAGAGCGCACAGGGGAGCACAGATTTTTGCAAGGCACATGGTGGAGGAAAGAGATGTAGCTGGGGAGATGGAAAATGTGAGAAATTTGCAAGGGGAAAGAGTGGGCTTTGTGCTGCACACAGCAGCTTGGTCCAAGAGCGTGAAACTAACAAGGGAAGTCTCATTGCTCCGGGAATTTTCCGTGGTCTTGTTCCTTCTGCTTCCACTGTCTGTAGCAGCTTTGATAACAATTCTTCTTCAGGGGTTAGCGTTGTCTCTGATTCCTATGATTCTATGGAAACACCAGCGAAAAGGCAGCAACTCATACCCAAGGAGGTGCTAGTTCCACTTTCAATGAAATCACCATCTTATCCAAACCTTTTTACTACTTCCAAGAAGCCAGAGCAGGATAGAAACAGCCACGGTTTTGCTGCCGGTAGCAGTGGCGTGCGGAAAGGCTTTGAACTGCCAGAGGGAAGGGTCCACGGTGGAGACCTCATGCTGTATTTTGGAGGGAATCTCAAGAACGCACTTGATGGAATCTGA
- the LOC112792273 gene encoding uncharacterized protein, translating to MMPKYHHRKPPLYPNSIGRDIRKSGYEKEEVHQTRLSMKAKLEAQAGKSSLSAGSDAYGSNSRTVQHHNAAAECLGTTSQPASPVKPEPPRTLAHAYPNTLSDWSPLDDGMIVFLGSDIAASKEEVDSYISSVLYGHAAKRRLPVFVELCKKGIN from the exons ATGATGCCCAAGTACCATCATCGTAAACCACCACTTTACCCAAATTCAATAGGTCGTGATATAAGAAAG TCTggatatgaaaaagaagaggttCATCAAACTCGTCTCTCCATGAAGGCCAAACTCGAG GCACAGGCTGGCAAGTCTTCTTTGAGTGCAGGATCAGACGCATATGGCTCAAATAGCCGGACTGTTCAACATCACAATGCAGCAGCTGAATGTTTAGGCACAACATCCCAACCAGCTTCACCAGTCAAACCTGAGCCTCCCCGAACCCTTGCCCATGCCTACCCGAACACTTTGAGTGACTGGTCACCTCTGGATGATGGCATGATTGTTTTCCTTGGTTCTGATATAGCTGCATCAAAGGAAGAAGTTGATTCATATATTTCTAGTGTTCTCTATGGCCATGCTGCTAAACGGAGACTGCCGGTGTTTGTGGAACTTTGCAAAAAGGGAATTAATTGA